In the genome of Hydrogenophaga sp. PBL-H3, the window CCACCAGGATGCGGGTGGTGGACTGGGCTTGTGCCAGCCCGAAGCAGGCGGCGAGTGTGGCCGCGAGTGCGGCACGGCGGGTGAATTTGAATGACATGAAGGCTCCTTGAAAAATCAGCTGGGGTCGGCTTCGACCACCGATGCGGCGGTGCGAAACGCCTCCACCGCCGTGGGCACGCCACAGTACACCGCCGCGTGCAGCAGCACCTCCTGCAACTCCTCGGGTGTGGCACCGTTGTTGAGGGCTCCTCGCACATGGCCCTTGAGTTCGTTTTGCTTGCCCAGCGCGGCGAGCATGGCCACGGTGATGAGGCTGCGCGTTTTCAGGTCGAGCGTGCCGCGTTGCCACACGTCGCCCCAGGCCTTGCGGGTGATGTGCTGCTGGATGGGCTCGGTGAAGGGCGTCATGTTGCCAAAGGCATTGGCCACGAAGGCCTCGCCCATGACCTGCTTGCGCATGGCCAGGCCGCGGTCGAATTCGGGATCGTTGATGGGGTCCATGAGGGTGTCCGGAAAATGGGGGGGATTACCGGTCGAAACGATAACCCAAGGCCTGGCCGATACTTGCGTACCGAACACGACCAACGACCCGAGGAGCCTCACGCCATGACCACCGCGCACCGCTACCCCCTGCCCGACCTCAACAGCCTGCCCCAGGACATCCAGGCACGCATCCTGGAGGTGCAGGAGAAATCGGGCTTCATTCCCAACGTGTTTCTGGCGCTCGCCCGCCGCCCGGCCGAGTGGCGGGCCTTCTTCGCCTACCACGACGCGCTCATGCTCAAGGAGGGTGGCCACCTCAGCAAGGGTGACCGCGAGATGATCGTCACCGCCACCAG includes:
- a CDS encoding carboxymuconolactone decarboxylase family protein gives rise to the protein MDPINDPEFDRGLAMRKQVMGEAFVANAFGNMTPFTEPIQQHITRKAWGDVWQRGTLDLKTRSLITVAMLAALGKQNELKGHVRGALNNGATPEELQEVLLHAAVYCGVPTAVEAFRTAASVVEADPS